In Pseudomonas sp. ADAK2, the genomic window CGCCCGCATCACCAACGCCGACCTGGCCCGCTCGGTGAACCTGTCACCGACCCCGTGTTTCAACCGGGTCAAGGCGATGGAAGAACTGGGGCTGATTCGCGAACAGGTAACGCTGCTGGATGCCGACCTGCTGGGGCTGCATGTGAATGTGTTCATTCACGTCAGCCTGGAAAAGCAGGTGGAAGAGGCGCTGGCGCATTTCGAAGAAGCGATTTCCGATCGGCCGGAAGTGATGGAGTGCTATTTGATGGCGGGGGATCCGGATTATCTGATCCGGGTGCTGGTGCCGACGATTCAGTCACTGGAGCGCTTCATGATGGATTTCCTGACCAAAGTCCCCGGGGTTGCCAACATTCGTTCGAGCTTTGCGCTCAAGCAAGTGCGCTATAAAACCGCGCTGCCGTTGCCGGCGAATGGGTTGACCCTCGGCGGTTGACGCTGGTGATCGTTCCCACGCTCCGCGTGGGAATGCATCCCGTGACGCTCTGCGTCACATCCGAAGCGGAACGCGGAGCGTCCCTGGCGGCATTCCCACGCGGAGCGTGGGAACGATCAAGCGTTAGAGTTTGTTGATGGGGATCTTCAGGTAAGTGACGCCATTGTCCTCAGCCGGCGGCATATTCCCCGCCCGCACATTCACCTGAATCGCCGGCAGCAACAAATTCGGCATGCCCAGCCCGGCATCGCGCTGGGTTCGCATGGCCACAAACGCCGCCTCATCCACGCCGTCATGCACATGAATGTTGCTCCTGCGCTGTTCGCCCACGGTGGTCTGGCACTCAGGTTCACGACCTTCGGGCGGGTAGTCATGGCAAACGTACAGCCGCACGCCAGCAGGGAAGGCCAACAGCTTGTGGATCGAGGCGAACATCTGATTGGCATTGCCGCCGGGGAAGTCGCAACGCGCGGTGCCGACATCCGGCATAAACAGCGTATCGCCCACCAGAATCACATCACTGTCGATCAAATACGCCATGTCCGCCGGCGTATGGCCGGGTACATGCAGGGCCGTGGCCTTGAGATTGCCGATCATGAACGACTCGTCCGGCGCGAACAGATGATCGAACTGTGAGCCATCGACACAAAATTCCGGCTCGAGATTGAACAGGGACTTGAACACGCCCTGGACCTTGCTGATCGACTGCCCGATCGCGATCTTCCCACCCAGTTCGCGACGCAGATACGGTGCGGCGGACAGGTGATCGGCGTGGGCGTGGGTTTCCAGCAGCCATTGCACTTGCAGCTGGTGTTCACGGACGAAAGCGATGACGCGATCAGCCTGCACCGTGGTGGTTCGCCCGGCCGCCGGGTCGTAATCGAGCACCGGGTCGACGATCGCGCAGTGCCCGCCAGCCTGCTCGTAGATCACGTAGCTGTAGGTTGACGAGGCGGGGTCGAGGAAGGCTTCAATCAGCGCGGGCATGGGACACGGACCTGTGGAAAGGTGGAAAGACAGTAACCGGTTGCAACACTTTATGTTTACACATAATGTCTGCAGCTTAAGTGACGTCGAAGGCATCCTGCAAATGCAATCCAGTCTGACCGAATGTGAAGTCGCCCAACTGCGGGCATCGGCCTCCAAAGCTTGCGCGCTGCTCAAGGCTTTGGCCAATGAGGATCGCTTGCTGATTCTCTGCCAGTTGACCCAGGGCGAACGCAATGTGGGCGAACTGGAAACCATGACCGGTGTGCGCCAGCCGACACTGTCGCAACAGTTGGGCATTTTGCGCG contains:
- a CDS encoding ArsR/SmtB family transcription factor, which produces MQSSLTECEVAQLRASASKACALLKALANEDRLLILCQLTQGERNVGELETMTGVRQPTLSQQLGILRDEGLVATRREGKYIFYGLASHEVIQVMKTLSGLYCGAVLKSWG
- the bkdR gene encoding Bkd operon transcriptional regulator BkdR; this encodes MRKLDRTDIGILNSLQENARITNADLARSVNLSPTPCFNRVKAMEELGLIREQVTLLDADLLGLHVNVFIHVSLEKQVEEALAHFEEAISDRPEVMECYLMAGDPDYLIRVLVPTIQSLERFMMDFLTKVPGVANIRSSFALKQVRYKTALPLPANGLTLGG
- a CDS encoding MBL fold metallo-hydrolase, giving the protein MPALIEAFLDPASSTYSYVIYEQAGGHCAIVDPVLDYDPAAGRTTTVQADRVIAFVREHQLQVQWLLETHAHADHLSAAPYLRRELGGKIAIGQSISKVQGVFKSLFNLEPEFCVDGSQFDHLFAPDESFMIGNLKATALHVPGHTPADMAYLIDSDVILVGDTLFMPDVGTARCDFPGGNANQMFASIHKLLAFPAGVRLYVCHDYPPEGREPECQTTVGEQRRSNIHVHDGVDEAAFVAMRTQRDAGLGMPNLLLPAIQVNVRAGNMPPAEDNGVTYLKIPINKL